CCATAGTATCTGACACCGTGTTTGCATCTCTCATAATCAAACGAAAGTCAACACGCCAATTCCAATGcatgatatctcttattttgagcACCAATGGATCAATAAACCCAAAATCATCTTGAGTAACAAGATTAAATGCTTCCACACAATCCATCTTACAAATAACATCTCCTTGACCCACATCCCAAGCTAAGAGatatcctctccaaatagcaaacaattctcCTTGAAGAATACTATTACTCTCAATGATTCCCAAACACTCCCTTTGCCAGCTCTCATTACAATCTCTAATAACACAAGCAAAATCAATACTATCACCCGAACCAaaataactagcatcacaattaatcttaaaagtacAAATGGATGGGGGATTCCAAAAACCATTTAGAGTAGAGGGAAGGGACATAcgttgtaattcaaaaatattcctaagctcCTTTTCTGAAGTTAATGCCAGACAAATCACTTTTTCCGGAGGCCAAGTTTCATGGAGATTAAATATGTCATTATTCCTTACTCGCCATATCCACCAAAGTCCCGAAAAGAACTTGAACGGATACTCTTTGCTCTGATACAAGAACCagttcttcaaatccaaaggaTGACAAGAAATATCCAACCTATGCCAGACAAGTTGAGCTTTTGGACAATCTCGAATACAATGTAAAACTGATTCCTGACTAGAAAGACATCTTGAACACCTATCCGATGACGACATCCCTCTTCTAAAGCGAAAACTTGCAGTAGGAAGAGCCTCCTTAAGACACAACCA
This portion of the Arachis duranensis cultivar V14167 chromosome 6, aradu.V14167.gnm2.J7QH, whole genome shotgun sequence genome encodes:
- the LOC107495413 gene encoding uncharacterized protein LOC107495413 — protein: MDYVHISDSNLRIQDIWSVGKWHLDTLYSPLSQNLKGNILSYNPDKQAGPKLGGARELALLWRQLVPEKHKFLAWLCLKEALPTASFRFRRGMSSSDRCSRCLSSQESVLHCIRDCPKAQLVWHRLDISCHPLDLKNWFLYQSKEYPFKFFSGLWWIWRVRNNDIFNLHETWPPEKVICLALTSEKELRNIFELQRMSLPSTLNGFWNPPSICTFKINCDASYFGSGDSIDFACVIRDCNESWQRECLGIIESNSILQGELFAIWRGYLLAWDVGQGDVICKMDCVEAFNLVTQDDFGFIDPLVLKIRDIMHWNWRVDFRLIMRDANTVSDTMAKMAMKLQLSHMELLSPWRSLRSACAL